The Planctomycetota bacterium genome segment GGACGACGTCCTCTACGTGACAAAAACAACGCGTCTGCCGCCCGTCACCGGTGACTTGCAGCTCGCCCCCAGCCAGCGCGGCGTTGACGAATCGCGGCAGCACCATCCCGTACTGGCCGACCTGGCGCGGGCCGACGGTGTTGAACAGCCGAACGACCACGGCGTCGAGGCCGAACTGTTTGTGGTACGCCAATGCCAGGAACTCGTCGATGCCCTTGGCGTAGGCGTAGCACCACCTGGCATGCAGTGTGGGCCCGATGGCGATGTCGTCATCCTCGCTGAAGGGCACGCGCGTGCCCTTGCCATAAACCTCGCTGGAGCTGGTCACCAGCACCGGCCTTCGCCAGCGATTGCACGCCTCCAGCACGACTTCGGTGCCATGGACGATCGATTGGATCGTCCGAACTGGTTCGTCGGCAATGAGTTGTACGCCGACTGCCGCTGCGAGGTGAAAGACCGCGTCGCAGTCGCTGGCGGCGAGGTTGACGGTCTGGGCATCTTCGACGCTGCCGCGAATGAGCGAAAATCGGCCCTTGTCTCCGGCGTCGTCGAGCAGCGGCTGGATGTTGCTCAGCCGCCCGGTGGAGAAGTCGTCGAGCGCGACAACGCTGTGTCCGCCAGCGAGAAGCGACCGAGCGAGGTGACTGCCGATGAACCCGGCCCCGCCGGTGATCAGATACCGCATCGGTTCACCGTACGACCGGCGTGCCGGCTAGGGTGTCAGGAAGGCGTTGGCGGTCCGACGAAGGGATGTGTCGGCCACAGCCTGCGCGAGTCCGCACAGCCGGCACCACCCATCATGCTGGCCCGATAACCTTAACGCGATCTTTACACTCCTGACGCGCTTTTCTTGACGACGGCTAAAGGATGATGTCGATCCGCCCTGGCAAAGCGCCCGGGTCTCGTTGCTCAACCCCGACTGACGCCTCCCCGGAGACGAATGCTCATGACCACCCGTAAGACCAACATCGAAAACCTTGAATTTCGCCGGCTTCTCGCCGTCGACACGTTCGGCGCTCC includes the following:
- a CDS encoding GDP-mannose 4,6-dehydratase, with translation MRYLITGGAGFIGSHLARSLLAGGHSVVALDDFSTGRLSNIQPLLDDAGDKGRFSLIRGSVEDAQTVNLAASDCDAVFHLAAAVGVQLIADEPVRTIQSIVHGTEVVLEACNRWRRPVLVTSSSEVYGKGTRVPFSEDDDIAIGPTLHARWCYAYAKGIDEFLALAYHKQFGLDAVVVRLFNTVGPRQVGQYGMVLPRFVNAALAGGELQVTGDGRQTRCFCHVEDVVHALVALLAEPKAVGRVFNVGSDEEVAIGDLAQRVVDRIGSGSIRHVGYDQVYGQQFEDVPRRVPDLSRLRQTVGFEPKHDLSSIIDAVIDDAKAGSGSMAA